From a region of the Acidobacteriota bacterium genome:
- a CDS encoding glycerate kinase, giving the protein MNILIAPNAFKGTLTALEAAQAMQRGVTQSLPEAECSVFPMADGGSGTIDALLAIHGGTRIQAMVSGPLGNPVQAEFAVLGDHQTAVVEMAQASGLKLVPESDRDPFRTTSFGTGELLLRAVEIGASTIILGIGDTATIDGGAGLLQALGVSLTDAQGQELPPGNTPLAALSYIKLDKLDSRLRHIPLLIACDVQHQLSGPQGAVYVFGPQKGARPQDLPVLEANLTRLADHLERATGKPYRNLPGSGAAGGIGGTLVSVLDARLVSGSSLLIKSRLFQDALSHADLVLTGEGSLDQQSLAGKGPWAVAQAAKAQQVPVYTFVGRCQIPAETAQAAGFTRVIELPQPDSFECPGPTLEQAVAQTMILKIKKL; this is encoded by the coding sequence TTAAGGGAACTTTGACAGCACTCGAAGCAGCTCAAGCCATGCAACGCGGTGTAACCCAAAGTTTGCCTGAAGCTGAGTGTTCGGTATTTCCAATGGCGGATGGCGGATCGGGTACGATTGACGCACTGCTGGCAATTCATGGTGGTACCAGAATTCAAGCCATGGTTTCTGGACCGTTGGGAAATCCAGTGCAGGCCGAATTTGCAGTGCTTGGTGACCACCAAACGGCAGTGGTTGAAATGGCCCAGGCTTCTGGATTGAAACTTGTGCCGGAGTCGGACCGAGATCCATTTCGAACCACCAGTTTTGGAACTGGGGAATTATTGCTGCGAGCGGTTGAGATCGGGGCCAGCACCATCATTTTGGGAATTGGAGACACCGCCACGATTGACGGAGGTGCCGGATTGCTGCAAGCGCTTGGCGTTTCACTAACCGATGCTCAAGGTCAGGAATTACCTCCAGGCAATACACCGCTGGCAGCTCTTTCATATATCAAGTTGGATAAACTGGATTCACGATTGCGGCATATTCCGTTGTTGATTGCCTGTGATGTGCAGCATCAATTGTCTGGCCCACAGGGTGCAGTGTATGTCTTTGGTCCGCAAAAAGGCGCTCGGCCTCAAGACCTGCCAGTTTTGGAGGCCAATCTCACCCGGCTGGCCGATCACCTGGAACGGGCAACCGGCAAGCCTTATCGAAATCTACCAGGAAGTGGCGCCGCAGGCGGTATCGGAGGCACTCTGGTCTCAGTCCTGGATGCCAGACTTGTTTCAGGAAGCAGCTTGTTGATTAAAAGTCGTTTGTTTCAAGACGCCCTCTCTCACGCCGACCTGGTTTTGACCGGAGAAGGCAGCCTCGATCAGCAATCCCTGGCCGGAAAAGGGCCCTGGGCCGTGGCTCAGGCCGCCAAAGCTCAGCAGGTTCCGGTTTACACCTTCGTTGGTCGCTGCCAGATCCCGGCTGAAACCGCGCAGGCCGCCGGTTTTACCCGTGTAATCGAACTTCCGCAGCCGGATTCATTTGAATG